One Candidatus Limnocylindrales bacterium genomic window, TCGGCCGCCTGGTCGACGTGGACTCCAGGGGCGAGCTGATCCAGCTTGCGGATCTTGATGCCGGCCCAAGCGTGCGCGGCCCGGGACGCTGCTACTACACGACCGGCGAAATCATCGCCATCGTGTTCGGCTTCATTCTGTTCATCGTGCCCGGGGTGGTGCTGCTTTTCGTTCTCTGCTGACGCCTCCACGCCGGAAACGCCCCACGGGCCACGACGGTTCGGCGCGCCGGTGACGGCCGCGCGTGCTCTCGCGAAGCATCACCGTTTGCTCTACCAAGGGCGCGCGCAGGAGCTTCGTCCTTGCTGCCTCGCTTGGGGTAATGGCCGACGAGATACCAGACAGCGTCCGTCGATTGATCGCCGAGAGCATTGATTCGGTTCCCGAGCTGGAAGCGCTTCTGTTGCTACGCGAGCACCCAAACCGCGGCTGGACGACGAAAGATGCCGGCGAGCGTCTATACGTGAGCAAACCCGTGGCATCGCACGTGCTCTCGGTGCTCGCCGAGCGCGGCTTTGCCGAAGAGGCCGGAGGCACGTTCCGCTACTCGCCGGCGTCGCCCGAGCTCGCCGCGATCGTCGACGCTCTGGCCACTGCGTACTCGCGGCACCTGATCGAGGTCACCCACCTCATCCATTCGAAGCCAAGCGCCAGCATTCGCCATTTCGCGGAGGCGTTCCGCCTACGGAAGGAAAAGTGATGGGGGCCGTCGTCTACTCCTTGTGTGCCGCCACCGCGCTGGCCTGCAGCGCGCTGCTCCTGCGGGCCTACGCCCGTAACGGCGTAAGGCTGCTGCTCTGGAGCGGCCTGTGCTTTGCGGGATTGACGGTCAACAACGCGCTGCTGGCCGTCGACCTGCTGATATTTCCGGAGATCGACCTTTTTGCGCTGCGCAATCTGGCGGCGCTGGTCGCAGTTTCGCTGTTGCTCTACGGTCTGCTGTGGGAATCGGAGTAGCGGTGGACTCGCTCAACTACACGATGATGGGCGCGATCGCGATGGCGTGCTTCGTGATCGGAACCATGTTCCTGCGCTTCTGGCGGCAGGGCCGAGACCGCTTCTTTCTGCTGTTCGCCTGCTCCTTCTACCTCGAGGGCGTCAACCGCGTGGTGCAGACGCTTTCGGCGGCGCCTAATGAAGGGAACCTGACGCGCTATGGCGTGCGGCTCGTGGCCTTCACTCTCATCCTGGCGGCGATCATCGACAAGAACCGCTCGCGCTGAGCGCGCGCGGAATGGGCGCGCACCGGTGCGGAGCGGAATGAGCGTGCACCGGTGGCAAGCAGCCTGAGCGGGCGCGCAGCGGCCGAGCGGCCTGAGCGGCCGCTGAAGAGAAGACCCGCTGTTCAGCGCTTCCTCGCCGCCTTTCGCGCGCTTGCGGGCACGGGCGCTTGCGGAACCGCCAGCGCCTCGCGGAGCTCGGCCATTCGCTCGGGTACGATCCGGTAATACGCCCACGTCCCGCGCCGCTCGCGGCCGATCAGGCCGGCGTCGTACAGGACCTTGAGATGATGACTGACGGTGGGCTGAGACAGCCCCAGCGGCTCCGTCAGATAGCAGACGCACGTCTCCGCCTCGGGGCGGGAGGCGATGTAGTTGAGCAGCCGCAGCCGTGCCGGATCGGCGATGGCCTTGAACGCCGCCGCCAGCTCCTCCGCATCGGCCTTGCCCAGCCGGCCATGGAAGACGGGCGGACAACACGATGCAGTCGCTGGGTCGACACGCTCCTTCATATCGATACATTGACATTCATCGATGCAATCTGCAATACATCGACGCACATCGATGAAGGAGGCTCCCGCCATGACTACCCTCGCCACCGCTGTCGCCGGACCTGCCGCCTGGACCGGCGCCGAAATGAGCCGCACCGACGAATGGATCCACCGCCTGAGCGCCGCCGAAGTGGCCGCCGCCGAAAGCATCGCCGCGGCCGTGCGCGGCGCGGGCAAAGGCGTCGAGGAGCTCACGAAGGACGACGTGTCCCCGGGAGCACTGGCGCCAGCGATCCGCGCGTGGCGCGAGACCCTCCACCGCGGCCGCGGGTTCGTCCTCATCCGCGGACTTCCGGTCGAACGCATGACCAGGGAGGAAGCGGCTGCGGTGTATTGGACGATCGGGCTGCACCTGGGCACGCCGGTGCCGCAAAACTTCCTGGGCGAGCTGCTGACCGACGTGCGCGACACCGGTGCCGACCCCGGCGACCCGAGCACGCGCCTGTATCGCACGCGCGCCGAGCAGGACTTTCATACCGATGGCGCCGACATCATCGGGCTGCTGTGCCTGAAAACGTCCAGGTCCGGCGGCGAGAGCCGCATCGTCAGCTCGATCAGCGTCTACAACGAAATCCTGCGCCGGCGTCCCGACCTCGCGCCCGTGCTCTTCGAGAACTTCTACTGGCACTACTACGAGCCGCAGATGCCGGCGCCGATGCATTTCGTCCGGCCGATCTGCGCCGAGCGCGGAGGCGGCCTGAACATCTCGTTCATACCCTGGTACATCCGGCGCGCGCAGGAGCTTCCCGACGTCCCTCCACTGACGCGCGCGCAGAACGAGGCGCTCGAGATCATGGAGCGCACGGCCAACGACCCGCAGCTGTATCTGGACATGGAGTTCCGGCCGGGAGACATCCAGCTCCTCAAGAACTCGGTCATCCTGCACAAGCGCACCGCGTACGAAGACTGGGACGACCCCGAGCAGAAGAGGCACCTCCTGCGGCTGTGGCTGTCGGCGCCGGACTTCGAGGACGGCGATGAGCAGCTGCGCTACGGCATCACGATGGAGGCGGCGCGATGATCACCACGCTCACGATCCTGACGATCGTCGGAACGATCGGCTCCATCGACGTGCTCTACTACCACCTCTATCGCTTCCGGCTGTACGGCCAGCCAACCTGCGTCGCCGAGGAAGTCACGCACCTGATCCGCCACGCGGTATTTCTCGCCGTTCTCGTCGTCTGCCTGCAGCCGGCAACGGAACAGTACGCGCGCATCGCGTTCGTGCTGTTCGCGATCGACATGACCAATTCGGTCGTCGACGTGCTGCTCGAGCGGCGATCGCGTGCGCCGCTGGGCGGGCTGCCGAGCGGCGAGTATCTGGTGCACGTCCTGTCCAGCTTCGGTACGGGGCTGGCGGTCGCCTCCTATACCGTCGCGCTCGGTTCGCCTGCGCCGCAGCCCGAAGGACTCCTGAAGTGGCAGGTGTGGGCAATGCTCGCAAGCGGCTGCGCACTGTTCGTCATCGAAGCGACCCTGTTCGTGCGTGCGCTGACGGCGCGCAGATTGCAGTGGCCGCTGACGCACGGGACGGCGGCAGGGGCGCCGACGGCGTGAGCGGGCGATGGCGGAGAGGGAGGCGTCCCTCGACGTTGCGAGTTGGAACCAGCTCCTGGGGTGGCTCCGCAAACTCGATGGCCTGCGACCTCCGGTGGCAGCCTAGGAGGCCTGAGGACGCTAAGCCCGACATCCCTGTTCGGTTTAGACCCAGATCGAAGGACTCGAAATACGGCACGTGTACCCCCACACGCCGGAAGCGGCGGGGCCGCTCAAACATCGGCGCAGACACCCGGCTCAGGGCGTGCACGCCGCCGGTGCAGCGCCGACGTGATGCCCGCAACAGGTGCCGCCGTACAACGGCGCATAGGTACCGTCTGGGCAAGTCGTCTGCGCCCAATGTACCCCGCTGAGATCGGCACCGCCGAAATCAGCATCGGTTAAGTCGGTCCGCTCGA contains:
- a CDS encoding TauD/TfdA family dioxygenase, which translates into the protein MTTLATAVAGPAAWTGAEMSRTDEWIHRLSAAEVAAAESIAAAVRGAGKGVEELTKDDVSPGALAPAIRAWRETLHRGRGFVLIRGLPVERMTREEAAAVYWTIGLHLGTPVPQNFLGELLTDVRDTGADPGDPSTRLYRTRAEQDFHTDGADIIGLLCLKTSRSGGESRIVSSISVYNEILRRRPDLAPVLFENFYWHYYEPQMPAPMHFVRPICAERGGGLNISFIPWYIRRAQELPDVPPLTRAQNEALEIMERTANDPQLYLDMEFRPGDIQLLKNSVILHKRTAYEDWDDPEQKRHLLRLWLSAPDFEDGDEQLRYGITMEAAR
- a CDS encoding metalloregulator ArsR/SmtB family transcription factor, whose protein sequence is MKERVDPATASCCPPVFHGRLGKADAEELAAAFKAIADPARLRLLNYIASRPEAETCVCYLTEPLGLSQPTVSHHLKVLYDAGLIGRERRGTWAYYRIVPERMAELREALAVPQAPVPASARKAARKR
- a CDS encoding DUF5985 family protein, with protein sequence MDSLNYTMMGAIAMACFVIGTMFLRFWRQGRDRFFLLFACSFYLEGVNRVVQTLSAAPNEGNLTRYGVRLVAFTLILAAIIDKNRSR
- a CDS encoding DUF5985 family protein, yielding MGAVVYSLCAATALACSALLLRAYARNGVRLLLWSGLCFAGLTVNNALLAVDLLIFPEIDLFALRNLAALVAVSLLLYGLLWESE